The Lates calcarifer isolate ASB-BC8 linkage group LG19, TLL_Latcal_v3, whole genome shotgun sequence genomic interval GTTCTTGTTTCTAGATAACAAAACTGCACACATGTAATACCTGTACAAAGCCTTACCCAACTACAGTTTGAACCCTCAATCATCAAGTTGCATGCTAAGCGTAGCCATTGCAGTATCAATCAGTGCGACCACTTTGGTCCATCAGCTtttggattgccatgaaattttgtccAGACATTCAAGCTCCCCAAATGATTTCTTTGAATGCCTTTGTTGAGCCCCTTACTTTTCTTCTAGCACCACTATGAGGCTGACCTTTTTGGTTTTGAGTGAGCTGTTTTGCCAACAATTGCCatgaatttttttatttttttatttcagtgattcCCTGACTTACTTACTGACATAATTTAGCTTAAAGCACCTTTGTACCTGATATATGTTTATATTGTACTGAGAGGGATATAAACCATGTAAAGCACTATTTTTATCACTGGAAGGGGACAGATTGAAAACAAgtcaaacatgcaaacaaaactCTAAACTGTTGACAGTGTACTGTTGTACAAGCCAATAGTCAAAAAATTTTGATATGTTGTTGCCTTGAAAATCCAGGTCTTAGACCACATGTCAAAGCATACTGGAGGTCCTGTAACAGATATGGTACCTGTATCTAGACTTTACTGGTTGGAGCCAGGTGACCTTACCAGCCAACACATGAACATGACAGCTCAGAACATCTGTTTGAAGTGACTAACATTTGTTGTTAAAAAGTCAATCAGATGACCACATAAGGACACAAAGCAATTACAAAGAGATTCAAAAAGACCACAGAGAGacataaaatgaccacaaactaCAAGGAACCCACAGCAGCTACTTATTAATGCAATTAGAATATTTAAAGTTTATATAAagtttataatattattttatattaaatttaaTTATCTATTAAATGTTCAGTTCCTGCATCTTGAGAGACGTGTAGTCAAAGCCAAGTTAGTGTTAATGCTGGGGGAGatactatgtgtgtgtagattaaATACAGTTCCCTCATGGCTTCTTGATTTGTTGTTAGACCTGAGTTGGTTAGCTGTGAGAGTGTCTCTTTTCAGGTTCTGATCTATGTACCCTTGGACATGACTGCCAGCATATATGTGTTAACAGTGATGACTCGTACATCTGCAAGTGTCGAGTGGGATATGTGTTGAATGCTGACCAGAAAACATGCTCACGTAAGAACACAAATATTTCTGATAAAatctgctgtttggtttttGGCCAATTCCACAGGTGTAAGCTTTGAATAATTCAGGTTTTCTGAGTACAGCTATAACCTCCATGAATGCAAAGCAAGAGCTGGTCACCAGAAAACATGCTCACATAAAGGCCAGTTTACACTTTGAGGTTGAGCCATAGGTACAGTTTAGGTAGAACCTGGACCTTTCTAGTACACGTGATATTTGTATGTTCGCACAGATTTTCAACAAATTCtgtttattctattttttgATGTACTGAAACAAAATCAGCAGAAATACCTTGACCTAGGAACTGGTGAAATCATTTTGTATCACAACAGGAAAGTGGGGGGTTTTCACAGTCTTTTGGTGTTGAAGTTTTCTTGGAGCTATCATAGAGGCTATGAAAGGAACTGCACTTCCACACTGGcttcattttcagttgtgaCGGTTGCTGCTTGGATGTTGGTTATTCTGAAAAGTGGGAAGTGAATGCTCACTTCAGCATAAATTCATGCCAGGTCAGGCGCAAGTCAGCTCTTGGGACTACTtgtatataaatacaaatacaacacaatgaATCATCATGCATATGCTAAGTAGTGTATTATGCCATCTACTGGCATTTAGCAATGTCATTTGTGTCCTTAGTTTTGCACATTGACCAGACAAGGTGTGGCCATATACTAGTTTTTGACCTATTCTTGTTTTATGATGTTCCCTGGAGTAGTGGACCACAGCTGGTTGCTGAACTTAGCTCTGATCAGTCTCGTGGTGGTGTGTCTCTTTTTCAGATTTGGATGCATGTGTCCAGGGTCATGGCTGCCAGCATATTTGTGTCACAAATGGCAATTCTTAcctctgtatgtgtgaggaGGGATATATGTTGAATGCAGACGAGAAAACATGCTCACGTAAGAACACTTACCAGAAGGTTACATGTTCATCTCCTGGTGCAGTGTCTTGAGTAAATGTATAATTGGTCTCTAGAGGACTGAAAGTATCCCTACAAGTTTGTTTTAGGGAATCTTTACAGCAAGGACTGAGTGCCCAGAGGTCAatattgaatttatttgaaaaagCATACCATTGGGAAACTTGCATTGACGCACAAATAGTCATGAGAACTGATGGCATTAAAGTCTTAGCTATAATGTGGTTAACTAATGTGATTTGATGTGTACATGTGGGagtgtctgttttcaggttCACCTACATGTCCCCAGGGCCATGACTGTCAGCATATTTGTATAAACACTGATGATTCTTACATCTGCAAATGTCATTTGGGATATGTATTGAATGCTGATGGGAAAACATGCTCACGTAAGCACCTCTATCTTTTCAATAGATTTAGAAGGTATTGTCAGATTGATtgtacacacagacaacaaTGCATGTCGTATCAGATTTGATGTTGAATGCAGATTATGTCTCAGAGCAATGCCTCTGGTTTATGGCAGTCATTACTGTTGTCGCTGATTAAACAGATTCCACCAGGTCTTGGTGGAGGAAACTTGTAATTCAAGTTAACATCAATATTAAAAAGAAGTGGCCAGATGGAGGTTCCAGTAGCCCAACCATCCTCACCTTGAATAATGTCATGAGATGTCAGTGACATGTGACCATGTTTCTTTTCAGGTTCTGATCCATGTGCTCATGGACATGATTGTCAGCACATTTGTGAAAACAATGGGGACTCTTATATCTGCAAATGCCGAGTGGGATATGTGTTAAATGCAGACGAGAAAACATGCTCACGTAAGaacttaacaaaacaaaatgatgtgcATGTCATGTGCAGTGTCACTGGCTTTCAAGAAATGAAAGATGCACATGTTTggataaaagcagaaaaagactTAAAGCGTTTGGCCATGGGCatcatattttttcagttaataCTGGCCTGTCCTGATGGTGATAGTATTAGCTATGGAAGTGTTTCATTTCAGGTTCACCTACATGTCCCCAGGGCCATGACTGTCAGCATATTTGTATAAACACAGATGATTCTTACATCTGCAAATGTCATTTGGGATATGTATTGAATGCTGATGGGAAAACATGCTCACGTAAGCACCTCTATCTTTTCAATAGATTTGAAAATTATTGTCAGATTGATTGCACATGCAGACAACAATGCTTGTCGTATCAGATCTGATATGCATCTCTTAgagcaatgtttctggtttaCAACAGTCATTACTGTTGTGGCTGATTAAATAAACCACCAGGTCTTGCTGATGAGCAAGCACATTGTAATGTGGGCTTGTGGATTTTAccaaataagaaaataatgtaattGTGAATGTGCAACCAAGAATTGAAAGGTATTTTGGAGAGAAAGACTTTCTTTATGCTTCTTGTGACTTATGATATGGATTGCCTTGAGCACTTCCATATAGTCAGCTCTTGAGCTCAGCCTAAATAAGTCAGAGACTTGAGAGACTGATTGATACAAACAGAGGAGCATGTAATCAAACATTAGTAATCAAAAGAAGTGCTCAGAAGGAGGCTTCAGCAGTCCAACCTGACCTTGACTGGTGTCTTGTCAGTGACATGTGACCATGTTTCTTTTCAGGTTCTGATCCATGTGCCCATGGACATGATTGTCAGCACATTTGTGAAAACAATGAGGACACTTATATCTGCAAGTGTCGACTGGGATATGTGTTAAATGCAGACCAAAAAACATGCTCACGTAAGAACTTATGATATGCATGTCATGTGCAGTGTCACTGGCTTTCAAAATTGAGAAATGCACGTTTGGATAAAGGCAGAAAAAGACCATGGGcatcatattttttctgttaatacTGGCCTGTCCTGATGGTCATAGTATTAGCTGTGGAAGTGTCTCATTTCAGGTTCACCTACATGTGCCCAGGGACATGACTGTCAGCATATTTGTGTCACAAGTGGTGATTCCTACCTTTGCAAGTGTCGTGAGGGATATGTGTTGAATGCAGACCTGAAAACATGCTCACGTAAGAACCTGAATTTTACCTATATATTTCCTATGCATGTCAGGATGCAGTGTCAtagtgtatttattttgaacGAGCAGGAAATTGGGAGACTTATGCATGTTAAAAGCTCCATCAGCTAAGTGCTTCTCGGCAAATGTAATGCAGCATCTACAAATATGAGCATCTCTTTTCAGGTTCAGATGCATGTGCCCAGGGACATGACTGCCAGCACATTTGTGTCAGCAGTGACAACTCATATATCTGCAGATGTCGAGAGGGATATGTGTTGAATGTAGATCAGAAAACATGCTCACGTAAGAACTTGGGCCcacactgtctgtttttctcttaaatGCAGAAAGAGGCATAGAGCAATTGGTCATGGCCTTTAtatattttacttaattttGACTAATCATGAGTTTCAGCAGAGGAGTTAGCTGTTGATTTAGCCATGGAAGTATCTCTTTTCAGGTTTGGATACGTGTGACCAAGGACATGACTGCCAGCACATTTGTGTCAAAAATCGTGATTCTTATCTTTGCAAATGTCATGAGGGATATGTGCTAAATACAGACCAGAAAACATGTTCACGTAAGAAGCACAGTTTTATGTACATATTGTATTTGATATGCATGTCTTTGTTGCAAAGTGTTAAGTGTTAGTTCCTACCAAATTCCAGTATTCAGCATGTGGTTTACAACAATCATTATTGCTGTAAAGCAAGATATCATTATCTTGATTACATACAGAGAGAGGCATAGATTTGACTATTCAAAAATGACTATTCTTAACTTTCTGCGTCTTCAGGGATATTTGTTGaatgcagaaaagaaaacatgctgtTGCAGTTCTCCTTAACAGTTTACGACAGTCAATAGTAACTTAATTTCAGGCTAAAACACCCAGAGGTATAGTTTACATGTCTACAATCTAAATAAATTGTAAAGAAACTGGTGGTGGTCTCTTCAAAATTGGATACCTGACCGATGAACATGATTCCCAGGAAATTTGTGTTTGCCTGAATAAGTCAAACACTTAGACAGATAGTACTGAGTGAGTTATGGCCAGACAGATGCTCCAGCAGTCTAAGCCTTGCATGTACGATACTATGAGATGTCATATTATATGTGGACATTTGATGTCCATGTCTCTTTTCAGGTTCTGATCCATGTGCCCATGGACATGATTGTCAGCACATATGTATAAACAGAGATAACTCATACATCTGCAAGTGTCATGTGGGATATGTGTTGAACCCAGATAAGAAAACATGCTCACGTAAGATCTTAGACCTTTCTTTCAGAGGTGGTCAAGTAACAAGGGTTTGCTTCAAAATTCATTATTATAATCACTTGACCTCAATACCATCATAGGTTCTATTACTTACTAAGTGTTCTTTGATTGTTTTAGTTAGATGTGGGAATGTTTCTTTTCAGGTTCAGATACATGTGCCCGTGGACATGACTGCCAACATATTTGTGTCAGCACTGATGACTCATACATCTGCAAGTGTCGAATTGGATATGTGTTGAATGCTGATGGGAAAACATGCTCACGTAAGAACTTGGACCTCTCGAACAGATTTTCTCAGgatctcacttttttttctgagtcTGAAACCAAGTATCTGCTGAGTCCTTGAGCTCATTCTGAACAACATCAGTGTAATACATTGAGAAAAACGTACCAAATGGCAACAGTCACAGAGTTCTCAGTGGATAAAAAGGTCCTTGACTGATAGACTAAGTCAGTCAAATGTGGAAGTGTTTCTTTTCAGGTTCAGATCCATGTGCCCAGGGACATGACTGCCAACATATTTGTGTCAACAGTGATGACTCGTATATCTGCAGATGTCGAGTGGGATATGTATTGAATGCAGACCAGAAAACATGCTCACGTAAGCTACTGAATTGTTTCATTATGCAGATTTAGTGACTGTGGTGTCTTGGAGTCTATCAGATATTCCACACAACACCACTTTTGGAGTTTCAAAGTGTCTCAACAGGACTGGGTCATCAAAATTCTAAAGCCTTTATCCAGATAGGAAGGAGCTGATGAGACAGTCCTGTCTTCTGGACACACCATATATTACctcatattttccatcattCTAACCAGTTCAAAACTTAGGTCAGTGTGAAAGAGATATGGGAGACCGGGCGTGTTGAAATGTATGTGTCACATGGTAGTGGGATCCACTTCTTTCAAAGGGAACTCTAACCAAAGGCTATCCAAAAAACCAAGTGGTTGTTTTCAATGTTGTAAGACTATGTCACTGAGGTGTGAGCTTTTCTTTTCAGGTCCAGGTTTGGATGCATGTGCCCAGGGACATGACTGTCAGCACATATGTGTCAACAACAGAAACTCATACATCTGCAAATGTCGAGTGGGATATGTCCTGAACATGGATAGGAAAACATGCTCACGTAAGAAAATTCCTCctttcaacatttttataacatctgttttgttttattctacaacagCTCCAAGATCTACTGAGATACTTGTATTATGCTATACACATGCATGTCATGGTTTGGCAGAGGATCCATGAATCTTAGGGGAATTATTGCCAAGGGTTTGTTGACTAAGTTACCAAGTCAGTCAGATATGGGAGTGTTTCTTTCCAGGCTCGGATGCATGTGCTCAGGGACATAACTGCCAGCATATATGTATCAACAACGGGGATTCTTACAACTGCAAGTGTCGAGTGGGATATGTGTTGAATGCAGACCAGAAAACATGCTTCACGTaagaatttcctttttttcaacATAACAGTTTCTGTGGTTAGACTGAATCCTGGGTTGTCTATATTGTACATTGCATGTTCTCATAGCCCAGCATTTCTCACCAAACCCTGAGCTTTAAAGTATTATTGTCTACTGCAATGAGTATTGAGCTCAGCCTGACTGAGCAAATGTGTCAGACTGGCTCTAACCTACCAAGAGCTGTGGCATACATGGCATGGTCCATGAGTCCAACAACTATATCACAGCTAGCCACAGGCTCCTTGAATGTGATTTCCCTATGATACATGAAGAGGCTTTATCAAAGATGGGCTAGTCCTTGTGCTTGACTTGACAAGAGCCATTCTCAAACCATCCTAATCTATGCAAGATGAATTCAAGGTGAGATCCCAGTTCTCCGAATGCTATGTGTTGTGTCTTTCTAGTTATCCACAAtccagtatactgtatatttcttgTATATCATgtcatattttactttttccctcTTAAAGGGTCTACAGACTTGACCATTTTTCTACACAGACTACTACTGAAATTTGCATGTGTGGTTAGTTACTTTTGTATAAAAGCTGATTTGGCCATACATAACGCTACTGAGACTTTGACCCTCTAcatctaaaaacacaaatctaGATTTAGAAGGGAAGAGTATCAGTCAAAGTTAACCTCTGCTTGCTGACTCCATGTAGTGTAGTACTTCTCTTACCCTGGCAGTTCATATTGCCTAGAGAGAACCGTTCAATCTCATGTCTTGGAAGATGGATAGCTTAAAGTTCATTCTGTCTGTATGACGTAGGTTTGGCTCAACATGACAGCTATTGTAGCACAGATTCAGTGCTAAGCCACAATTGTTGTGATAAATGGCTTTTATAGAtctgaaaatacaaatttgtCCAGTGTTACAGAAAAGGTTCTTTGTGGTCTGCCTTATCAGAAAATATGACAATCACCAGGATCAGTAATCACAAAGCTGCTCAAATAGACCAGTGACATTTCTCGTGGTCACTGTAAAGGTCAGGCAGCTTGTGTGGGtacctttgacatttttgattagGTGACATCTGCTATAGCACAGCCCCCTGAGTGGAAACATAGTGACCATTGTTAGTCGGACACCACCTCACACCAGAGAAGATGCTTTAATTAACATAGTATAAAACCGAATGAGCAACAAGGATTGTTACCTTGTGACTACAGGTTAACTGATCTGTAACCATGTCACCCTACACACTTTAAGCAAGCAGACTGAGTCACAGCAAATACAGCCAACCTCCACTCTTTTTTGTCTATGTGCACAGGTAACTTTCAGTGCAATGCTCCATGTAGGAGGATGGTCAAgcctgaaaacactgataaagtGTTTCGCCTTTGTTTATAGATTCAGTTGCAATGTATAATTTCAACAGTTATCCTAccttttatgtctttctttttgCGTTCTTCAGTTGTCTGTAGTTGACAGCACCCAGAGCTACTGTCTCCAGCAACAAACATAACAGCACTTCTACTGGACCAGCCACTTACAGCACCATGTATAGAGGATAAAAGTGTGCTGTTCTGGTGAAAGGAATGAGAGGCTGCTAAGGCACTGGAAGTTGTGCAGCGAGTTTGGTCCAAGTAAAGGCCAAAAACGAAACAATGAATTGTaatttttctgttgtcttttgtgATTGTATCTTTTTATTGATTCAGTGATTTGGTATATTACACATATGTGAGTATATTGCTCAGATGATTAACACATGTCTTAAAATTCTAGTTAAAGCTAACCACGCCTGACCTGTGTGAATTACTTTGTTTGCTTAGTTTGTGATTAACTAgttgaaatgactgaaactaACCACCTAACTTTTGAAAGATTTTGTCAGCTTCAAAATGTATGGAACAAAGGCTCAAATTGAACATCAACATCGACTCTTCAGGGtttcaaaaaaatgtttgcCTGGAtccacaaagagaaacatttgaCAAGCTGTGTCACTTTTTTTCTACTAAGCAACCAAATGCAGTAATACAAAGAGAGGCTACACTAAACACGGTGAAACCCCACTCATATGCTTACACTCTCTTCATGTCTGTTCTCATTCTTTCAGAGGAACTGAGAAGTGAAATAACCCAAGATGCCTGCATGTGTGAAGCTCAGATTGTGTTCCAGAAAAAAGTACTGTTAACCATTCAGGAGCTGAGCAGAAAACATATCCTTTTGCCTCTCGCAAAGATGAAGCTTGGGAGGATCACAGATTGAGTTTGAATTTAAGATTTTAATTGTGAATTTTATGATGACAGAAATATCTGCTTTACATTTCATGTCCCTAAAAACAGGAGTCATAGGCACTCGTTTGGACAGTTGGAATGATATTTCTTTcccatttgtgtttttacattgcaGTAAGTTCAATATGAATCTAAACTTTGAGTCTATTAATAGatgtatatttttatgattGTCTGGTGTCATGATTAACCATAACATTACAACAATTTCCTTGACTGTCTGTTCACTTGATGAACTTTCAGACAAAGTGAATCTGATTGAAGGTCGTCAACAGCAGTATTAAGAACAGCAATGCCATCAGAAGACATCTTAAGGACTAGCAATGTATCCACTTTTCTTGACAAGCGGAAGTCATCTGTAACCCTCAAAATATCTTAATGTTTCATCTAATACGTGTCTAATATTTGGTAGAGGTCTGCATGGTTCTCATGCAATATACTGGTAGCATTATGGTTTTATATTATAAACCTGCATTTTTGCATTCATAACACTGTTATTACATCTTACAGTAAAGTCAGGTATAAGTGGTGTAAATGTTTACATATACCTGTGTATTTGTAAGAAAAAGTAACATTTCCCCCTAACAGTGTAAGCCATTGAGTTCAGCCACATGCACTGTAAGATAATTTAGGGAATTTATAGAGAAGGTAGCAGTGTTAACTTCTTAAAAACATTGTGTTGTACCATATCTTTGGTGTGTATTCACTGCTTGGAGAGCATTTCTTGGTCAgtgttcttgtgttttgttcttgGTAGAACACAAAGACTCCATCCATAACCATAACACAACAACTAATCTCTTATGCAACATTGTTGTTATCCCTCTGATTGCAGCATGGTTACGCAGAGAAAGACCAAAATAACACCTGATCCAACTGGTCCCTGGTAGTGTTAAATCACAGAATTACTATAATCCCTCTCTTTTAAACTGTTCAACAACTTTAGTGCACAACATTGACTGGTAATTATTGTTTGTAACAGACAGGTGTTTTTGGTGGAATAGGGGAAAAAATAGGGAGCTCAGACCGCTGCAGTACTTTGCACACATGGCAAGTCATGGACCAAAGTTTCTGGCAGCAGTCAGGGCAGGGCATTAAAGTCAGGGCATTAAAGTCAGGGCAGGGCCATTAAAGACTATTTTCAATGCAAGTTTTGAAACTGGGAGATTTTTAGTTTGTAATCAGTTTAAGTATTTCACTGTACAGTTATTTTCTTCACACACTATCcttatgtactgtattttcGATTCATATCCGGGGAATATGAGTGAATAAAGTAAAAGGAGAATTGTAATGAGGGCTTCTGTGCAAACTGAAGTTGAGTGCATTATGTGTTTCAAAGCTTTTGTGCTAGAAAACAATTTCTCTGTATATTTTCAATTGGGGTGAAAGTTgtacatggaaaataaaacattctgaaaCAATGAATCCAATACACCTCATGTGTGTTTTATACTCTGTTACCAAGCAGATTTAAAAGTATAATATGGACCTTTAGCATCAGTCTTGAGATTGATTATGATTCTCTCAATGACCGGACTATTGTTTGTCAATATTGCTGTGCATTGTCCAACATAATTAAAGGCGACATTGTATTAAACATCTTTTTTCTCCAGTGCTGGATTATTAGAATTTTTTTCACGGTGGTTGTCATTTGGTGGGCctattactatattattattttactgtggGCTAAAGCAAGTGCAAGGCAGCACAGTAgatctgaataaataaaagggaACCAAATGAAATGGACGACTGTTCAAAAGTATCACTGGAGCGCGAACAGGAAAAACTACAACTACCAGAGACCCCAGTCCCAGTTCTTCTGGTTTACGGTTACCAGGGGAGACCGAGGGAAGCTACAGCCTCTGAGCACAGGAGCCTGAAAACACAAGCAATGAAACTACGATTTTGAACTGTTTTTCAAATACTTTTGCGGTGAACGTTTTTCACTATAATCGTAGTCAACCCTCGAATTTGTCAGGCTACACTTATTATTGAATATTAATTCTGTATAGCAACAGGTAACGTTGCGTTTGGCTGCTAGCTAACGAGCAAAGCTAACGGTAAAGGCTAACGTTACATTCACCGGGTTGAGGCTGCATGATTTAAGCTAGGCTGAAAATGTTAGCTCACTTTAGCTGTCTGGTTTGCTAACTAACGTTAGGTCAGTTTGTTGTCATGTTAATTAGTAAAACTCCACTATAAATAATTCGTCTCGGAGAGGTAGTGGTCTGTAACGTtattaccaccaccaccatgtttATCTATCTCAGTAAGAAGGTGAGTGTCTCGGGCATCCCCATGACCTCAGCCATCTAACTAACCACTCAGTACATCAGTTATGACACTGAGCGCTGGTTAACGTGTGGCTGCAATTTCTTTTGTCTTATAGATTGCTATCCCGAACAATATCCATCTAAAATGTGTCTCTTGGAACAAAGATCAGGGCTTTATTGCCTGTGGAGGAGACGACGGTCTCCTGAGAGTACTCAAACTTGAAACGCAGACAGGTAAGGTCAGGTTAACCTGCACCGCCCTTGTACACTCTGTCTTGATTTCCAGGCCATCTCATGGTACACCTGGCCATAGATGGGTTTAGATGGTAATGTAATGTGTGAGCATGAAAGCCTGGATAATCATAAACACAGTTTATATAAGTTTTAAATGCATGCAGGGCACTGCACATTCATAAGTTTTAAATCTTTAACAGCGTATATATATGGCACATAGTCAACAGAATTGGACTTCACTATCCCATTGTCCATATGTTACTCATGTGTCACTAGACTAACTCTGGCAAAGCTTGTTGAGTTGTTAAAGTCCTTCTCTAGTTTCTAAGGTTGGTGAGGTTTGATGAGTCTTCTACTGATTACCCATGTACTGATACTGACTTGGCTTGGCCTGATCTTAGGTGTTTTATGTCAGTTACACTGTGGGTCCTTGTTCACATTTAAATATTCtacatgtatttattcatatttactgtaattttgCTTTAGGGTAGAATAAAAgtgatgttaaatgttaaatgacacTGTGAGACctaaatgtttttgctatgATGAATGATGTCCTGTTCATTCAGCTATGtgttaaagtttatttgttACAGTCAAAACCGTTATGTAGTACCCATGTGACTGAGATTTGAGGGCTATTGACAACAGCTCTTACAGTGTGTAAATAATCTTCCATAAGCCTTTTGGCTCTGTTCTGGTACCTAAGTGTCCTGTCACTGTAAGTAGACATGGTACTACCTCACCCGCTTTGCCCGTTGAACAGACATAATGTTATTATGTTAAGCAAATGTCTAAACCCGCCAATAGTAAAGTGgaagaaacaataaaaactcTGTGCTGATATTTATCTAGACACTACTATACACGCTAGGGTCTGCTGTATAGAATATTttctataaaatgttttcaacaatTTTCTCACTGAGAATTATATGTCGTTAATTATCTGCTGTTCTACATGTTAATCTCACTTTCGATGTGGTTTCTCAACAGATGATGCAAAACTTAAAGGTCTTGCTGCACCCAGTAATCTGTCAATGAACCAGACTCTAGAGGGACACAGTGGTAAGTTATATTTAGTCATTGCCAAGCCTGTTATCATTATAGTATGTTATAAACAGCCAGTGTGCACAAATGACACAGCTTAAGTGAGCTGCGTCATTGTTTGACACTTAACAATTATTACACTTGCAGGTGCAGTGcaggtagtc includes:
- the LOC108896120 gene encoding matrilin-3 isoform X8, which produces MLHHLHPGSLLRTQVALLSSIRASTASRSNCRNRPIDLVFIIDSSRSVRPAEFEKAKEFLQDMVDSLEIGSDATRVGLVNYASTVQIEFLLKTYSAKSALRQALARVEPLASGTMTGMAIKTAMEKAFTAEAGARTSSMNIAKVAIIVTDGRPQDKVEDVAAAARASGIEIYAVGVDRADMTSLRLMASHPHDDHVFYVETYGVIEKLTSKFRETLCGKDDDNGSAEIPVNGGIDDYGKGLDGRQDGYGINNENDEKGNNGLDACAQGHNCQHICVNNGNSYNCKCRLGYVLNPDKKTCSLSDACTQGHDCQHICVSNGDSYTCKCRVGYVLNADEKTCSRSDLCTLGHDCQHICVNSDDSYICKCRVGYVLNADQKTCSHLDACVQGHGCQHICVTNGNSYLCMCEEGYMLNADEKTCSRSPTCPQGHDCQHICINTDDSYICKCHLGYVLNADGKTCSRSDPCAHGHDCQHICENNGDSYICKCRVGYVLNADEKTCSRSPTCPQGHDCQHICINTDDSYICKCHLGYVLNADGKTCSRSDPCAHGHDCQHICENNEDTYICKCRLGYVLNADQKTCSRSPTCAQGHDCQHICVTSGDSYLCKCREGYVLNADLKTCSRSDACAQGHDCQHICVSSDNSYICRCREGYVLNVDQKTCSRSDACAQGHNCQHICINNGDSYNCKCRVGYVLNADQKTCFT
- the LOC108896120 gene encoding matrilin-2 isoform X5, with the translated sequence MLHHLHPGSLLRTQVALLSSIRASTASRSNCRNRPIDLVFIIDSSRSVRPAEFEKAKEFLQDMVDSLEIGSDATRVGLVNYASTVQIEFLLKTYSAKSALRQALARVEPLASGTMTGMAIKTAMEKAFTAEAGARTSSMNIAKVAIIVTDGRPQDKVEDVAAAARASGIEIYAVGVDRADMTSLRLMASHPHDDHVFYVETYGVIEKLTSKFRETLCGKDDDNGSAEIPVNGGIDDYGKGLDGRQDGYGINNENDEKGNNGLDACAQGHNCQHICVNNGNSYNCKCRLGYVLNPDKKTCSLSDACTQGHDCQHICVSNGDSYTCKCRVGYVLNADEKTCSRSDLCTLGHDCQHICVNSDDSYICKCRVGYVLNADQKTCSHLDACVQGHGCQHICVTNGNSYLCMCEEGYMLNADEKTCSRSPTCPQGHDCQHICINTDDSYICKCHLGYVLNADGKTCSRSDPCAHGHDCQHICENNGDSYICKCRVGYVLNADEKTCSRSPTCPQGHDCQHICINTDDSYICKCHLGYVLNADGKTCSRSDPCAHGHDCQHICENNEDTYICKCRLGYVLNADQKTCSRSPTCAQGHDCQHICVTSGDSYLCKCREGYVLNADLKTCSRSDACAQGHDCQHICVSSDNSYICRCREGYVLNVDQKTCSRLDTCDQGHDCQHICVKNRDSYLCKCHEGYVLNTDQKTCSRSDPCAHGHDCQHICINRDNSYICKCHVGYVLNPDKKTCSRSDTCARGHDCQHICVSTDDSYICKCRIGYVLNADGKTCSRSDACAQGHNCQHICINNGDSYNCKCRVGYVLNADQKTCFT
- the LOC108896120 gene encoding matrilin-2 isoform X6, which produces MLHHLHPGSLLRTQVALLSSIRASTASRSNCRNRPIDLVFIIDSSRSVRPAEFEKAKEFLQDMVDSLEIGSDATRVGLVNYASTVQIEFLLKTYSAKSALRQALARVEPLASGTMTGMAIKTAMEKAFTAEAGARTSSMNIAKVAIIVTDGRPQDKVEDVAAAARASGIEIYAVGVDRADMTSLRLMASHPHDDHVFYVETYGVIEKLTSKFRETLCGKDDDNGSAEIPVNGGIDDYGKGLDGRQDGYGINNENDEKGNNGLDACAQGHNCQHICVNNGNSYNCKCRLGYVLNPDKKTCSLSDACTQGHDCQHICVSNGDSYTCKCRVGYVLNADEKTCSRSDLCTLGHDCQHICVNSDDSYICKCRVGYVLNADQKTCSHLDACVQGHGCQHICVTNGNSYLCMCEEGYMLNADEKTCSRSPTCPQGHDCQHICINTDDSYICKCHLGYVLNADGKTCSRSDPCAHGHDCQHICENNGDSYICKCRVGYVLNADEKTCSRSPTCPQGHDCQHICINTDDSYICKCHLGYVLNADGKTCSRSDPCAHGHDCQHICENNEDTYICKCRLGYVLNADQKTCSRSPTCAQGHDCQHICVTSGDSYLCKCREGYVLNADLKTCSRSDACAQGHDCQHICVSSDNSYICRCREGYVLNVDQKTCSRLDTCDQGHDCQHICVKNRDSYLCKCHEGYVLNTDQKTCSRSDPCAHGHDCQHICINRDNSYICKCHVGYVLNPDKKTCSRSDACAQGHNCQHICINNGDSYNCKCRVGYVLNADQKTCFT